From a region of the Candidatus Jettenia caeni genome:
- a CDS encoding putative arginine decarboxylase, translating into MNKKDKVKKKKDKTKTKKHNIRHKWKLGIEELATKHFDVSSNAELIVREGNYQYNIHDLVKRFGTPLEVVFPFVIEERLNELINTFKYYIRLNKYRGKFYFHYPMKVNQNKEFVLPIISEGAHIEVGSVNELWIVKRMWEQEQFSRQIKVICNGPKTNKYLGLIYELKQKGLDIVPIIEDRYELDSLKEYRGELGIRVDPEIKVQSHWDKRIDRFGFPGRELLELGRIRNLKILHYHIGSQIIKLEDMISPLKKVMDVYIKLKAMNPTLDTINLGGGFAVPYIKRKMYSADSIVKRLLRTLKEIADRRGIPHPNIIVEWGRYLVAPAQITIYRIISQKPIPKSTASWWYIIDGSFINDLPDTWAIHQKWHVVPVNYLNAERLSRVWLAGSSCDSDDKYTGNSNYVSLPRLEDLEQNDKSLYITFFDTGAYQDSLASHHCLLSSPAKIIAQNGVITVARKRETAEEVGKQFGW; encoded by the coding sequence ATGAATAAAAAAGATAAAGTAAAGAAGAAAAAAGACAAAACGAAAACGAAAAAACATAATATACGGCATAAGTGGAAATTGGGTATTGAGGAGCTTGCCACAAAACATTTCGATGTCTCCTCAAATGCAGAGCTCATCGTACGTGAGGGTAATTATCAGTATAATATACACGATCTTGTAAAGCGATTTGGTACCCCGCTTGAGGTCGTATTTCCTTTTGTGATTGAGGAACGTTTAAACGAACTCATCAACACCTTCAAATATTATATCCGGCTCAACAAATACCGCGGCAAATTCTATTTTCATTATCCCATGAAGGTGAATCAGAATAAGGAATTTGTCTTACCTATTATCTCCGAAGGTGCGCATATCGAGGTGGGATCGGTTAATGAGCTATGGATAGTCAAAAGAATGTGGGAACAGGAACAGTTTTCCCGGCAAATAAAGGTTATCTGCAACGGCCCCAAGACCAATAAGTACCTTGGTCTCATTTACGAATTGAAACAAAAAGGACTTGATATTGTCCCTATCATTGAAGACCGTTATGAGCTTGATTCTCTGAAGGAATACCGGGGAGAACTCGGCATCCGTGTAGATCCGGAGATCAAAGTACAATCACACTGGGATAAACGGATTGATCGCTTCGGCTTTCCCGGACGGGAACTCTTAGAACTTGGACGCATCCGTAACCTGAAAATACTCCATTACCATATTGGGTCACAGATCATTAAGTTAGAAGATATGATTTCTCCCTTAAAAAAAGTAATGGATGTTTACATTAAACTTAAGGCTATGAACCCCACGCTCGACACCATTAATCTCGGCGGCGGCTTTGCCGTTCCCTATATAAAGCGCAAAATGTATTCAGCCGATAGTATTGTCAAACGATTGCTAAGAACCCTGAAGGAAATAGCAGACCGGCGTGGAATTCCACACCCAAACATTATCGTTGAATGGGGAAGGTATCTCGTGGCGCCTGCACAAATCACTATCTACAGAATCATCTCTCAAAAACCCATACCAAAATCTACAGCTTCATGGTGGTACATTATTGATGGCAGTTTTATCAATGACCTACCCGATACGTGGGCAATTCACCAGAAATGGCATGTCGTTCCGGTAAACTACCTGAACGCCGAACGTTTATCCCGCGTATGGCTTGCCGGGTCTTCGTGCGATTCGGATGACAAGTATACCGGCAACAGTAATTATGTATCTTTACCCAGATTGGAGGATTTAGAGCAGAACGATAAATCACTGTACATCACATTCTTCGATACAGGGGCTTACCAGGATTCACTAGCCTCACACCACTGCCTGCTCTCGTCACCAGCCAAGATTATAGCTCAAAATGGCGTTATCACCGTTGCGCGAAAACGCGAGACAGCGGAGGAGGTTGGTAAACAATTCGGATGGTAA
- a CDS encoding truncated arginine decarboxylase, with protein MQRTLGIEFDPAKNYDERKEIYRMSGKIVKTRNITQAARGDKNGLWTTVVAAAVFIL; from the coding sequence ATGCAGAGGACCTTAGGTATCGAATTTGATCCGGCAAAGAACTACGATGAGCGTAAAGAGATCTATAGAATGAGTGGCAAAATCGTAAAAACAAGGAATATTACACAAGCTGCACGGGGAGATAAGAATGGTTTGTGGACTACGGTAGTCGCTGCAGCCGTGTTTATTTTATAA
- a CDS encoding arginine biosynthesis protein has protein sequence MSYTREVMNTGCIVAPKGFSAGTVACGIKTVKDNLDLGIIFSEYPSTGAALFTTNQIYAAPVKLSRKAVQKGRTRAIVINSGNANACTGEQGDKDAEEMVRLTAECLKISEDEILVASTGIIGRPLPMDKVRAGIQAATASLGNTPSHGNAMARAIMTTDTRQKDIAVRLKIQNKDVILGGITKGAGMIAPNLATMLCFITTDVSLPASLLDECLRKSVESSFNRITIDGHTSTNDTVAIIANGASGVHISSSKENTGGSPLQIFQQGLDYVASYLAKAIVKDGEGATKFIQIDVIGARSRGEAARIARSIADSPLVKTAINGEDPNWGRIVSAAGYAGVELDESKTTLYINDILIFAKGMPAQCDLTTLSISMKSTDIQIRLELGLGNYSDTVWTCDLSHEYVTINAEYHT, from the coding sequence ATGTCTTATACCAGAGAAGTTATGAATACTGGATGCATCGTTGCACCTAAGGGGTTCTCGGCAGGGACTGTCGCCTGTGGAATAAAAACAGTAAAAGATAATCTTGATTTAGGGATCATTTTTTCAGAATATCCTTCAACCGGTGCGGCGTTATTTACAACGAACCAAATTTATGCAGCGCCCGTAAAGCTTAGCAGAAAGGCTGTTCAAAAGGGACGTACGCGGGCTATTGTTATCAATAGCGGAAATGCTAATGCATGTACAGGAGAACAAGGTGATAAAGATGCTGAAGAGATGGTACGGCTTACAGCAGAATGTCTTAAAATTTCTGAGGATGAGATACTTGTTGCCTCTACCGGGATCATTGGAAGACCTCTCCCTATGGATAAAGTTCGTGCTGGCATTCAGGCAGCAACGGCATCTCTGGGAAACACCCCGTCGCATGGTAATGCCATGGCACGGGCTATTATGACAACAGATACCCGGCAGAAAGATATTGCCGTCAGATTAAAGATACAGAATAAGGATGTAATCCTTGGCGGTATTACCAAAGGCGCAGGAATGATTGCCCCTAACCTTGCCACCATGTTATGTTTTATTACAACAGATGTCTCCTTGCCAGCCTCTCTTCTCGATGAATGTCTCAGGAAATCCGTAGAATCCTCTTTTAATCGCATTACCATCGATGGTCATACGAGCACAAACGATACCGTTGCCATTATCGCAAATGGCGCCTCCGGGGTACATATCTCCTCCAGTAAGGAAAATACCGGCGGCTCGCCTTTACAGATTTTTCAACAGGGTCTGGATTACGTAGCCAGTTATCTGGCAAAAGCTATTGTGAAGGATGGAGAAGGCGCTACGAAATTTATCCAGATCGATGTGATTGGCGCAAGGTCGCGAGGCGAGGCTGCACGGATTGCCCGATCAATTGCAGATTCTCCGCTGGTAAAGACAGCAATCAACGGCGAAGACCCCAATTGGGGGCGTATCGTCTCTGCCGCTGGTTATGCAGGTGTGGAATTGGATGAATCAAAGACCACTCTCTACATCAACGATATCCTGATTTTCGCTAAAGGAATGCCGGCACAATGTGATCTTACTACACTAAGTATATCCATGAAAAGCACAGATATTCAGATCCGCCTGGAACTTGGATTGGGGAATTACTCAGATACGGTATGGACCTGCGACTTATCCCATGAGTATGTCACAATCAACGCAGAATATCATACATAG
- a CDS encoding CRISPR-associated protein — MIAENLLEQFLSTSNFLTAYRRIASKKAAGGLDGITVEEFGHRLDQHITKLQKDIRERRYIPQPAAVTYIPKFNEENEWRELGLPSVADKVVQAAMLEVVEPLAEKMFLDCSYAYRPGTGHYKAIRRVENSLNNRKKTWVVQRDIDNFFDTVDHNRLMEQFSALVQGEPTMVELVALWCRMGLVEKNGRWRNVQAGIRQGGVISPLLANLYLHPLDVFATKLGVDWIRYADDYVILGESQEEVVSSDVQIVEFLKDSLGLMLNRDESSPKHIDEGFTFLGVRFCGKERAIDTKKIKKMKKKIRWLLAQKMVKTPEEVISKLTNQVESWQRYYSFLNPTRQFSEIDCFIEKEFLTLATSKIQTGKWDRIPPQGLSFPSLIADGKRDGFKKWEGLWAQAIKTVETDDVNHDTARINHSVEKKISRKRQKCRKESGESGNLIVTTPGHFVGKRGERIVVMSKQRIVSELPVVRLSGLTLSGRGVSISGDVVELCMKKDVYIHFVDNLGKIIAVVGPPGGSSGEVSLLQITERDKEKGLTLAKMFILGKVKNQFALLKYYFKYPLNRENGFGKIFVERRQFLSDGIEKIKNATVLSDPETFRQQMMGWEGAFGAAYWEIVGHLFRNGVQFSGRVRHGATDLVNSALNYGYGILYGDCLNAVIRTGLNPMAGFLHSYQTGKPTLIYDLIEEFRPFAVDRGIFTMLNRGERLEQGDDGMLATETRKKISKSVISRLSNEVWFHGRRLTLREVIQEQAYNIKRHLSDKAQYHPFLGRW, encoded by the coding sequence ATGATAGCAGAAAACCTTCTCGAACAGTTCTTAAGCACGTCTAACTTCCTTACCGCATATCGCCGCATTGCCTCAAAAAAGGCCGCCGGTGGGCTTGATGGTATTACCGTAGAGGAGTTTGGTCACCGTCTTGATCAACATATCACCAAACTGCAGAAGGATATACGAGAACGCCGTTATATTCCTCAACCTGCCGCAGTAACATATATTCCAAAATTTAATGAGGAAAATGAGTGGAGAGAGTTAGGACTTCCCTCCGTTGCCGATAAGGTAGTTCAGGCCGCCATGCTGGAGGTGGTAGAACCTCTTGCCGAGAAGATGTTTTTAGATTGCAGCTATGCCTATCGGCCCGGCACGGGTCACTATAAGGCTATACGGCGTGTTGAAAACAGCCTGAACAATAGAAAAAAGACGTGGGTAGTGCAGAGGGATATTGATAATTTCTTCGATACCGTAGACCATAACCGTCTCATGGAACAGTTTTCTGCCCTGGTGCAGGGAGAACCCACAATGGTCGAGCTGGTGGCCTTGTGGTGCAGGATGGGTCTGGTAGAAAAAAATGGACGCTGGCGGAACGTGCAGGCAGGTATACGTCAGGGGGGTGTTATCTCTCCGCTTCTGGCAAACCTCTACCTCCACCCCCTGGATGTGTTTGCCACAAAATTGGGAGTTGATTGGATACGTTATGCCGATGACTATGTGATATTGGGTGAGAGCCAGGAAGAGGTTGTTTCATCTGATGTCCAAATTGTGGAATTTTTAAAGGATTCCCTCGGTTTGATGCTGAATCGTGATGAATCTTCTCCAAAACACATTGATGAAGGCTTCACCTTTCTGGGAGTCCGTTTTTGCGGAAAAGAGAGGGCGATTGATACAAAAAAGATAAAAAAGATGAAAAAGAAGATACGATGGCTTCTGGCACAAAAAATGGTAAAAACTCCGGAAGAGGTTATATCGAAATTGACCAACCAGGTAGAGAGTTGGCAACGATATTATAGTTTCCTTAACCCCACCCGGCAGTTTTCTGAGATTGATTGTTTCATAGAAAAAGAGTTCCTGACTCTGGCTACTTCGAAGATTCAGACGGGAAAGTGGGATCGTATTCCTCCCCAGGGACTTTCCTTTCCGTCTTTGATTGCGGATGGGAAAAGAGACGGTTTTAAAAAATGGGAAGGCCTCTGGGCACAAGCCATAAAAACGGTGGAGACAGATGATGTCAACCATGATACTGCCAGGATAAATCACTCTGTTGAGAAAAAGATCTCAAGAAAAAGACAAAAGTGCAGGAAGGAATCCGGTGAAAGCGGGAATCTGATTGTTACAACGCCCGGACATTTTGTCGGGAAAAGAGGGGAACGGATTGTGGTTATGAGCAAACAGAGGATTGTAAGCGAACTACCGGTGGTACGGCTGTCAGGACTGACTTTAAGCGGAAGGGGTGTTTCCATCTCCGGTGATGTGGTAGAACTTTGTATGAAGAAGGACGTCTACATCCATTTCGTAGATAACCTGGGCAAGATTATTGCGGTAGTTGGTCCGCCGGGCGGAAGTTCCGGTGAGGTTTCTTTGTTACAGATAACTGAAAGAGATAAAGAAAAAGGTCTCACCCTTGCAAAGATGTTTATTCTTGGAAAGGTCAAAAACCAGTTTGCGCTCCTGAAATATTATTTCAAATACCCGTTGAACCGTGAAAACGGCTTTGGAAAGATTTTTGTAGAAAGGCGACAATTTCTGAGCGATGGTATTGAGAAGATTAAAAACGCCACAGTTCTTTCTGATCCGGAAACATTCCGGCAGCAGATGATGGGATGGGAAGGGGCATTCGGGGCTGCATATTGGGAGATCGTGGGACATCTGTTTCGTAATGGGGTACAGTTCTCCGGACGGGTAAGGCACGGCGCTACTGACCTGGTAAATTCGGCTTTGAACTACGGCTATGGCATCCTCTATGGAGATTGTTTAAATGCAGTTATCAGGACAGGACTTAATCCTATGGCGGGTTTTCTTCACAGCTATCAGACGGGAAAACCAACCCTTATTTATGACCTTATTGAAGAGTTCCGTCCGTTTGCCGTTGATAGGGGGATATTCACGATGCTGAACAGGGGAGAAAGGCTGGAGCAAGGGGATGACGGCATGCTTGCCACGGAAACCAGGAAAAAGATTTCAAAATCGGTCATAAGCCGCCTTTCAAACGAGGTCTGGTTTCACGGCCGCAGGCTTACTCTTCGGGAGGTTATTCAGGAACAGGCTTACAATATTAAAAGACATCTCTCTGATAAAGCCCAATACCATCCTTTTCTGGGACGTTGGTAG
- a CDS encoding putative molybdenum cofactor biosynthesis protein codes for MYNATNTLKCTERNSDIFSCFENTLWQFDRIQVLKNDTLRIKVTNNCPLTCNFCHHEGNLKSKNLVLNQDLIHGLKRLHTELKLMQAHLTGGEPTSYPHCRELISELKSIGYRVKMTSNGQFDSDLIMQLKDAGLDGVNFSVHTLDPQKLCSLQIQQKNNVWGLHALNRQLRNIQKALESGLEVKINTVVQNDSDIHDTLKIKDHCKNMGVSFRILNDLKQGSFSIKRIDEVLKSMSARLECINLVDKSSSYSLIMISQDGFKFKIKCIRKNILETLCEGCKERNNCMEWFYGIRIEQADDTAVVRLCMQRQDYPAIQTFEEFFTSKQFWEIL; via the coding sequence ATGTACAACGCAACCAACACCTTAAAATGTACAGAGAGAAACTCCGATATTTTTTCATGCTTTGAAAATACTCTTTGGCAGTTTGACAGGATACAGGTGTTGAAAAATGATACGCTCAGGATTAAAGTTACCAACAATTGTCCCCTGACCTGCAATTTTTGCCACCATGAGGGAAACCTGAAAAGCAAGAATCTTGTACTGAATCAAGACTTAATTCATGGACTCAAGAGATTGCATACAGAATTAAAATTAATGCAGGCGCATTTAACCGGTGGAGAGCCTACATCCTATCCTCATTGCAGAGAACTTATCAGTGAATTAAAGTCAATTGGCTATCGGGTTAAAATGACTTCTAATGGTCAGTTCGACTCGGATTTGATCATGCAACTAAAGGATGCCGGTTTGGATGGTGTAAATTTCAGCGTACATACATTAGACCCACAGAAACTCTGTAGTCTTCAAATACAGCAGAAAAACAACGTGTGGGGTTTACATGCACTGAATCGGCAGCTTCGTAATATACAAAAGGCATTGGAATCTGGTTTAGAGGTAAAAATTAATACGGTAGTTCAAAACGATTCGGATATTCATGACACACTCAAGATAAAAGACCACTGCAAGAACATGGGAGTTAGTTTTCGAATATTAAACGACCTGAAGCAAGGATCATTCTCTATCAAACGGATTGATGAAGTCTTAAAATCAATGAGCGCAAGACTGGAATGTATAAATCTTGTCGATAAGTCTTCCAGCTATTCTCTTATTATGATATCTCAGGATGGATTTAAATTTAAGATAAAGTGCATCAGAAAAAACATTCTGGAAACCTTGTGCGAAGGTTGCAAGGAAAGAAACAACTGTATGGAATGGTTTTACGGAATTCGGATAGAACAAGCAGATGATACGGCAGTGGTACGTTTATGCATGCAACGCCAGGACTATCCAGCTATACAAACGTTTGAAGAATTTTTCACATCAAAACAGTTCTGGGAAATTTTATAA
- a CDS encoding pyruvoyl-dependent arginine decarboxylase — protein sequence MISSSVGMAVPSEHAHYGYLSEHHAFGETEGKSGDYAEDLRYRI from the coding sequence ATGATCTCATCATCTGTTGGCATGGCTGTACCCTCTGAGCATGCGCACTACGGATATCTCAGTGAGCACCATGCATTTGGTGAGACTGAAGGGAAATCGGGTGATTATGCAGAGGACCTTAGGTATCGAATTTGA
- a CDS encoding Mg chelatase yields the protein MLAKVKSVAVFGIDAYLLDIEIYIATGDMPYVAIVGLPDTAVKESRDRVKAAINTSGYRFPHKPMTINLAPADRKKEGPAFELPIAIGILIATGQIGIQDVREYAIVGELSLDGRLRPVKGCLSMALKCKELGIKKLLAPSENVSEAAIVAGIDAIPVKTLADTVGILTGSIPAIPHKVTVEEIFKESGSYDVDYADVKGQEHAKRALTVAVAGNHNLIMVGPPGSGKTMLAQRIPTIMPSLTLEEALDTTRIYSIAGLLNPGQSLIATRPFRAPHHTISTAGLVGGGSFPRPGEISLSHHGVLFLDELPEFDRKTLEVLRQPLETGSITISRAMSSVTYPASSVLVASCNPCPCGFYTDKQRPCRCTPHQIQNYMSKVSGPLLDRIDIQLEVPAVRYGELVADREAQSSDDMRKKVLAARIMQKERFKDLLANHGQEQGIMVNARMSSKQVKKYCILDKPAETLLHQAMTDLGISARGHSKVLKVARTIADIDESQIIKIDHISEAIQYRSLDRTLWK from the coding sequence ATGCTGGCAAAAGTTAAAAGTGTTGCCGTTTTCGGAATTGACGCATATTTATTAGATATTGAGATTTATATCGCCACAGGCGATATGCCTTATGTCGCCATCGTTGGGTTGCCTGACACTGCGGTTAAGGAGAGTCGCGACAGAGTAAAGGCAGCAATCAATACCAGCGGTTACCGATTTCCCCACAAGCCGATGACTATAAACCTGGCGCCTGCGGACCGCAAGAAAGAGGGGCCTGCTTTCGAATTACCCATAGCGATCGGAATCCTTATAGCAACTGGCCAAATCGGAATACAAGACGTCCGGGAATATGCTATTGTAGGCGAGCTATCGTTAGATGGCAGGTTACGTCCTGTTAAGGGATGCCTATCAATGGCGCTGAAATGCAAAGAACTGGGTATAAAGAAATTGCTGGCTCCCTCCGAGAATGTATCTGAGGCGGCTATTGTTGCCGGGATTGATGCTATCCCTGTTAAAACCCTTGCAGATACTGTAGGAATACTCACCGGATCTATCCCAGCCATTCCTCACAAGGTTACGGTAGAAGAGATATTTAAGGAATCCGGCAGCTATGATGTGGATTATGCCGATGTAAAAGGCCAGGAACATGCTAAGCGGGCGCTGACAGTTGCGGTAGCCGGAAATCATAATCTCATTATGGTAGGGCCGCCAGGGTCAGGCAAGACAATGCTTGCACAACGGATACCTACTATCATGCCATCTCTTACCCTGGAAGAAGCTTTAGATACAACCAGGATTTATAGCATAGCAGGCCTTCTTAATCCTGGACAATCGTTGATTGCAACAAGACCTTTTCGTGCCCCGCATCATACCATTAGCACTGCCGGGCTAGTTGGAGGTGGTTCATTTCCAAGGCCAGGAGAGATCAGCCTTTCACATCACGGGGTACTTTTTTTAGATGAGCTTCCGGAATTCGACCGAAAGACACTGGAAGTGCTTCGGCAGCCTCTGGAGACAGGCAGTATAACAATTTCACGGGCTATGAGCTCGGTTACTTACCCGGCAAGCTCAGTCCTCGTAGCTTCTTGCAATCCATGTCCCTGTGGATTCTATACAGATAAACAACGCCCTTGCCGCTGTACGCCTCACCAAATTCAAAACTACATGTCAAAAGTTTCCGGGCCTCTGTTAGATAGAATTGATATACAACTGGAGGTTCCGGCTGTGCGCTACGGTGAGCTTGTTGCAGACAGAGAGGCACAGTCTTCAGATGATATGAGGAAAAAAGTACTGGCAGCCCGTATAATGCAAAAAGAACGCTTTAAAGACCTGCTCGCCAATCATGGCCAAGAACAGGGAATTATGGTGAATGCCCGTATGTCCTCTAAACAAGTCAAAAAGTATTGTATCCTTGATAAACCCGCAGAAACACTACTACACCAGGCAATGACGGATTTAGGAATTTCTGCGCGTGGACATAGCAAGGTACTCAAAGTAGCGCGCACTATTGCGGATATTGATGAAAGTCAAATCATAAAGATAGACCATATATCAGAGGCAATACAGTACAGAAGCCTGGACAGGACTTTGTGGAAGTAA